The DNA window atgcaaaaaatataatttattttattatttatcaaatatttttcaacgttttacttaaaaaaaaatatatactcaTCCATGATACGATTTTTCAgctaatatgcataattaataatgtcTACAAAGGATGTTACATTCaggaatttttttttaaaatatgacaTAAAATTTAGCTTACGAAACatgaatatatgttttgCTACTTTTCTcctgtatattttttcgatataatcatttaaacaaaatttagacacaacatttataatattgataCATATAAATCGGAAAAACAAACATGTCCCAAAACAATTCCTATAGACGAATTAAATATactaaatacatttttctttaatttgaaaaatactATTCTGAAGTTGCTCACTATTAAGCAATTTCGttttgtttgttttttttttgtagcTAGCTAAATTcatctttttatatttcatacAATATgcaactttttatttttttattctgtAATTATGCTAATTATTATACACTAATCAGTGGAATTAATTTTACAGCTTATGCCCCTTTctcttataaaaattgcctttatttttaatatcaatgttttatttcatacggaaaaaaggaatttttatattttttatgcttCCCATACTGAATATAGCTAAagcttatatatattttttaatatttattataaatgcCATTGTgctctatatatttaactGTGCTCAATGTGAATTATTAACTCTATTAAattatgtgcatatatatgctcaGACTTTTGCTATAAAgtaatataatgaaaataaaacaaccTTCTTCAAACGTATTGAACATATGGGAAAATATACGTAagcatatttatacttaCACATAATATCTTATATGCATTCCATATTTCAGTGAAATAAGCTGTATTCCCCCCACATGTTTTATGCCATAATGGTGATCATtttcttattatatacCCTATTTCAAgcacatattatatatatgcttgtGTTATAATCCCTTTgtacaaaatttatattcatcaGTGAAActcatttttgttttactaTTTCTATCATTATCATGTATtgctatttttaaataggctacttaaaaatgattttttgtttttttttttttctaataataCTTGTAAATATTCTTTTCCCGCTAAATATCCACTTTCCTCTTTTCGTTTTATTGCAATTTGTCCGTTCGTTTCCATTGGcatattttctttcatGTTATTGCTATCACCTATATCGTTTTTTATAGtttgtaaatttaaaagacCATCTCTATCTTTTCGAGCTATTTTGTCTTTGTTTTCTATTTCTTTAGCAGGATAAAtagtgttttttttattatcaagtttggtatcattatattctttcattttatttttttcttttgagGCTTCCATTCTTTCTTTGTATGCATTGTAACTATATACAttcttaaaattttttaaccGACTTTCATGATCTGattcattttcataaaaaccTAAGTTACTTAAATCTTGCTTCTCTAGTAAATTGTTATCAATtctacatataaaatattctttcgaatattttttacaactaatatgatcatttttatgttccttcaaacattttaaataattgttttttattgatGTGCACTCGTTGCTATGGTCTAAGGGGAAACTTCCTCTATCTGGCTTCTTAACTATGCTTCTTTTtgtatccattttttatatttttttataaaaaatatgtattttataatttagcTATTTCACCCTTTCCATTTTCATAATCATTTTATAAGCCCTATATACACATGCATGTGTGCATTCCCAACTAATTAAATCTTATAAAGGGTCGTGCATATAAATCTTTATTATAGCTAAAATGAAGTGTTTACAATGAAAAGCAATTCTTCACCTCTTATCATTTctattgatatatatgttgTCGCAAAACATACTTAAAATTgagatataaaattattcataataatggcataaataaaacaaatatttttcatttattgtACAACTACTGTCCtgcaaattttattttaatttgtgaTATCCCTATATTTTTGCCTAGGGAAAATTGTTGTTGATAATTGTTAAAATTCTTAAAAATTCAcgtaataaattaaatataaaaataaataaaataatatttaaagatCTGTATCtacaaaaaacaaattatggCAATcctttcaaatttttaaaaataaatttttataaggtatgcaaaaaatacattgtatacataatactgcatatgcataatgTGTAAAGCTAAAATAAACCTTACTTCATTATActtccaaaaaaaataaaataattaaaaaaaaaacatattccCCTTCATTTGCGCATAaatacttttattattaatatttacattgtaattatttttaaataaccattttatatgcgttattaataataaaagaaatagatCAACATGTACAATGTAGggtaagaaaaataaaaatataaacgaattttcataaaaattcacaaaatataactaaacatcattaaaatatgaaagatataaaaaaactcttaaaatttaagaatctattttttatttttttaaatacggaataattaaaacattttgataaaaattgtatcaatatgataaaacaaaaaaaattaaagataGAACAAATGAATATGTCAAACTCATCATTTCTTCAAAGCAACACCTTTAAATACATATCTTAAATTATGCATTCCCACACAAGTACTATATAGAGAGAGACCATACAGACATATGCACTTGTGCACGGTTTCTttcatacatttttattttttggttCCCCATagtaattaaaatttgtcTTTTCATTAATTCTTCATAGAAAGAagtttatcatttttaatgttttcTAACATTTCAACAAATTCACATTTTATGCCTccaaaattatttctaaatgcattatttttctttagcatataatatttatttaaagttTCGTGATGTTTTGTACCACTAAGAACTCCATGCTctatacaatatttaattgCGATTATTGAATTTGGATTTTCATCTAACAAACTTTCATAGAAGGCTCTTGTGCCATCTCCATTGGGCGGAGTTATAACCTTTTGTCcttctttaaaatattttgttatatcatttattttcatgtCTTCCTCATTTTTACTATCCTCTTCTCCATATTCTTCACCTTCCATCATTTCTTCTTGGTCTAATTCACACTCCTCTTTTATGAATTCTTTACTTgaacttttaatttttttaacttttgtttttttattactgtTCTTTTCAGATGATATGCTATtacttttaattatttcttcATGCATTTTAGAGCCTTCACTATTATTACATTCATCCTTTTCACTCTTGCTCATATTAATACtagttttcttttttatttttgttttagagctttcttcttttttctaaataaaaaaatgatatgaaTAAATGTTAAATTCGTATAGCAGTGTCTTAAAAagtatgataaaataattcaaaaaattttatgtatttttattgtctaTTTAAGAATCCGGTGTGAATGAAATGAAATTTTATAgtcaaaaagaaaaaaaaataatatccaTCATGCAGTTTCATTTCTAATGCGACTCCTATGCgcatattatacatatatcaatatattttataaggTGTAAATCAAAAGTACGCAATATATGTGCTTACCTTAATGGATATATTATTGGGCGTTTCCGCTTTCATTTTTGAGAAATGCTGTAAgaactttttaatatagcttcccttattttatatcgaatattttacaattcTTGATTtatgatttttataaatgctttattttcttataGAGCgctacatatatattaaaagactCAATGCatctataatttttttagcatTCTTTATTcataactattttttatataactaatatataagcaaattccttttattatttaattttacttAAAATTTCACAcgataaataaatattcatatatataatattgatatgataatatatggCTTTAAAGCTGgtaacacatttttttattacacattctatagtttttttattttttaaactaaaaaatttatgtaacaattttatttgcaaATTCATGGAAATAAATACCATTTAATCcacaaatattaaattacatgcatttatattcaatcatttaaaaatattataaagaaaacaataaatttgtaaataaatgataaatatataattaagcATAGGAAATCATAAAGTGGCGAAATGCCGAAACGAAAAGTAACAAAttgtaaagaaaaaaataataaaattaaagaataacaaaataataatcattatgtgtattttaaaaatagcaACAAGTAGcaatataacaaattatGTATCTGTAAAATGcgtcataataaaaaaaaattcttataaaaacaaataagcacttacacattttattaaaagcTAAATTATCTTAACATTcttcaaaaattatatttttttaactctTGAAATTGACcattattatgtatatattttttctttttacacaaaaaataatataacaaatagaataaaatatttctgaattattaattaaaataaaattagacgaaaaaatgaaaaagaaaaagaaagcaTAGTAAAACAAATGTTGCTAAATGGGTCTGTTTATGTCTTTTATGAATTCGGCagtttcttttttcatatgcTTATCCTCCTTTCTTCCTAAAATTATAACCTTCTTTCTTTGTAATTTACtaaggaaaaaaattaatgcaTACATAAACATGTatagtataatatatacacaaatATAGCTTCAATTCCAATAAAGCATAAGAATTACACAAAACATGATGCGAAAAGCATGTAtgcatacaaataaaaaaggtatatatatttcttactATTTTATCCAGGGcgtttttttgttcttcTTTATGGTAGTTTTTTTCTCTCGAACAATTTGAGGTAACTCTATGATTGTATTAATTTCTACCCCTTTATTTCTGTAGTGTGAATTTGAAttgttaaataaatttataattttattaaccgAGCCACTACAAATATCTGCAATATAACCTTCATCACATTTTGCTACATCCCCGACAATCTATAAGCACATTCATatacaaaaagaaaaaaatattttaagagttttttgtgtgtatatatatattttattttatatagtaATATAATCTTACGCTTGAAAAGTTTCCACTCCCTATGGTAGCTTTCagcatattaataatatcatCTTTATTCTTAATGagctataaaaaaagagttatatatataaaatatattccaCCATTTTATTGTATACTTATggttatatatgtgtattatctttgttttgtaaaatgacgaaaaaacaaattggGTATTTCATGAAGGCATATGTTACCTCAAAAAATGGatcttttattaaaacagaggtgtaatttttctttcctgataataaagaaatatctTGGCCTTTTTTATcgaattttaataaaatagacaATATTTGagctattatttttgtattatatgcttcaaataattcttttgatttattatgaagaaattcatatttttcgggaggtattttcattattgtGTCTGTgtaaaagataaatatttataatatcaaTAATATCATACTATTCATAGTTTATacattatgcatatataatcacATGCACCCAATCCTTATACCCTTCTACTATTAcgcataaaaattttattcgACGCTTTTTAAAGtgataattttgataatatatattgattcAAACCTGTTAATGTATCCACGGAAAATTTGTATACTTCATCTGCATGTGGGCATAGAATAAcctgaaaattattttttgtatattttataactttttctaaatttcgatattcatatttatggTAAATTGTTAGGCAAACTCCCTTTTCCTTTCCTCTTCCAGTTCGCCCAGACCTAATAACACAATtgtaattaattatttatcagttaaaaaaagttataatcatattttgcatttatcttaatgcataattttgctatatatgcatttagTTAACCTGTGTACATAATCATTTGGGGACACTGGTGGGGAATAATTTAAGATGAAAACCACATTTTCTATATCCAATCCTCTACTCACTATATCTGTTGTAataagtatttttttttttcctaatttaaataaatttatattttcatttttttgtgctGTCAATAAATCTGAATGTATCATAACAGCATGGGGTTTCAAAAATGCATTTTCGTACAACTTTTCCacctttaaaaaaaagaaaaataatcaatttcaaataatttatcataaaaTGCACAAACTTATAACTCAAGTATCAACAAATCATAAGCAAAATCTGacagaaataaaaataatgtatgcaaaataaaagaaacaGACACAAAATATAACGTCGCATATATCGATAAGACacatataaacatattttaccTCGTCTTTTGAGttcgaaaaaattatacatttGTTCACTTTGCAACCATCCTCAATAATTGTCGATGTATTTTGATTCATATAATCAGAAATTAGCTTATTACTATCATATTCATCTTTATCTATATCATTAAATTGCTTTGGTTGCTCAAGCATActttgatttttatttgatgaaCCTTTTtggttaaaaaaaaatatatttaaaaaataggggacatatttatattttgatggcgtatttattttgcatataaaatgtgaaaTGTTTAAATTACATAAGctatactttttattttctttacttaataattgaaatgaattatcattcttatttttattagaaCTACACGAAGCTATATTTCCAttctcattatttttaatcatTTCTTTAATACCATTAAcaaaatcgaaaaaaataaaatcagaCAAATgctcatttatttttttcatcattaattcatttatattagctgtaaataaatacatattaaaatctttataatttaaattatcataattgCTATCATTATCTATGGAATTTaatccattttttgaagaataatgaaataaaaaattaaatatcaATCTTCtattttctataatatAGTCAAATTCATCAACAACAATTGTATTAACACAATTCAAAACATTGTTCATAAtgtttttatcatttttttttttgtttttataattttttatataactcTCAAACTTATTAGGtgtacataaataaaaatgtattccACTGTTTCCTATTTGCACATCTGTATTAAACTCTTccttatttataatattatttttaacaacAACACTTGATCTcatctttttcatattgCTAAAAGAATCATTCTCATCACTTAATATACACACATTTAAATTAGGGTATATAGAcaagatataaatatataactgcttacataagtatatattttgtgtaAGTATTAATACATTTCTATTGCAAtcaaatttatcatttattatcttttgTATTAATGGTAATAAATAACACAAAGTTTTTCCTGTTcctgttttattatatataagtaaatgcttacaattttttacaacgatttcattaaatatgatatattggtacatatataatttatttatttttaagatAAATTTTAGGttgttaataatttcttCTTCGACATTTAATATACTTACGTCGACATGCTCGTGtctatttaatattttgttatcttcattattaaatatatttttatcatttacattatttactCGTGTAAATTTCCGATCTTCATATTTATCACTATTCAATTGGCTCTCTTCAAAATCTGTGTTTTTATTCTTATCATTccctttattattatttgcttCAGTAACATATCCTatagataatatttttacaattttattattatgacaaattctatatttatttctaatCATATGATTTTTCCACCCATAaccataattattaatatactcCTTCCCACCAAGTATTGAATCTTTACCTACTATagcattttttctttcatttaaatttgaataattttttggaaaattattgaaaattgttccgtttaaatttatatttcggcttattttcttcttgcTTTTTAAACTTTTATTTAACGCATTCATATCAATAATTGATAAACGAGGTGAATGGTTAATGTTTTGTATATCAATAAGTGTGTTCATGCCATTTTTCATCCGTATCATTTTAGACGCATAAGCAATACACTAGTATACGTTTCTCATActattctttatattattattttatattttttcaacttCCTTTTCTACCCTTTTCATACACCCGGTCTTCAtatttcatcatatatatttacttaGTAACCCTTATCACTTAAATATGGAGTATTcccctttattttttttataaaaaatatgcaaacaaaataaaatattataaaaaatcgaaaaaaagGGGAACAATAgctcatttatatttataatataataaatatacatgtaAAAAAACGACAAATCAAAATTGTCACATTTTCCCccttcatttatataaaaaaaaacaactattttttattatcattatcgAATTTAAAATACAACAAATTTCCaaagaataatatagaGTTAATTTCGGtattattctttattattatttcctttCCATACTTTTATTCACAtccatacatatatatgtagtaTACTTAggtttacatttttaaaggaACAAATTATGCTAacaccattttttttttattcaaatattaaaaaaaaatacaatttcCATATGCTCATGatgttattataaaaaaagttattataaatatattgcaaACACCCTACtcaattattaataattataatttatttctcttttttagCATTTCtccatataataatttatcatccataaaaaaaaacgaaaacaACTCTCCCTACAtaataatgcaaaaaaatatacattattatataccgTACCATATTTTGTGTGTAAAATGGGTAAAAAAATTCTCAGCAATATAAACTAATTGCTAACTAGTgtttattcattatatcAACAAATTGATGATATCACTACAGTAATGCAATAATTGGAACcccaaatgaaaatattagtTAAAGGGTATCTCAACCATTTTCCAATATTCCTATTTCATTACATATATGcctttatttgatttatgCGAAATCATACTCTTAAATATAGGGGCTATTTCTATGttttaatacaattttgtttgagcaagttttatttttatttttacaatataaaaaactatttaatgtaaaaaaatgtaataaaaaaataataataaataatgaaaattatttttttaaacaagctatgcatatataagtGTGTGCATATAGACACTTTTAAAGAGAAGGGCATCtataaaattcaaattCGCAATTGTAATATGCTTAAAGCAAAACAAAATAGTCTTCGattatttgcatataaaaatatatattttactatgcttctaataaaattataatgtttaatatatatactattaaATCATCTTTCTATATCcgttaatttattaaaatttcttttttctcattacaaaatttagaaaaaatccatttgataaatcattttttagcACCAGATCCTGATCCGGATGTACCTAATCCCATAACTGATTTAAATGTGTCAT is part of the Plasmodium chabaudi chabaudi strain AS genome assembly, chromosome: 6 genome and encodes:
- a CDS encoding cytochrome c oxidase assembly protein COX19, putative, with translation MDTKRSIVKKPDRGSFPLDHSNECTSIKNNYLKCLKEHKNDHISCKKYSKEYFICRIDNNLLEKQDLSNLGFYENESDHESRLKNFKNVYSYNAYKERMEASKEKNKMKEYNDTKLDNKKNTIYPAKEIENKDKIARKDRDGLLNLQTIKNDIGDSNNMKENMPMETNGQIAIKRKEESGYLAGKEYLQVLLEKKKNKKSFLSSLFKNSNT
- a CDS encoding ATP-dependent DNA/RNA helicase PSH2, putative; protein product: MIRMKNGMNTLIDIQNINHSPRLSIIDMNALNKSLKSKKKISRNINLNGTIFNNFPKNYSNLNERKNAIVGKDSILGGKEYINNYGYGWKNHMIRNKYRICHNNKIVKILSIGYVTEANNNKGNDKNKNTDFEESQLNSDKYEDRKFTRVNNVNDKNIFNNEDNKILNRHEHVDVSILNVEEEIINNLKFILKINKLYMYQYIIFNEIVVKNCKHLLIYNKTGTGKTLCYLLPLIQKIINDKFDCNRNVLILTQNIYLCKQLYIYILSIYPNLNVCILSDENDSFSNMKKMRSSVVVKNNIINKEEFNTDVQIGNSGIHFYLCTPNKFESYIKNYKNKKKNDKNIMNNVLNCVNTIVVDEFDYIIENRRLIFNFLFHYSSKNGLNSIDNDSNYDNLNYKDFNMYLFTANINELMMKKINEHLSDFIFFDFVNGIKEMIKNNENGNIASCSSNKNKNDNSFQLLSKENKKYSLCNLNISHFICKINTPSKYKYVPYFLNIFFFNQKGSSNKNQSMLEQPKQFNDIDKDEYDSNKLISDYMNQNTSTIIEDGCKVNKCIIFSNSKDEVEKLYENAFLKPHAVMIHSDLLTAQKNENINLFKLGKKKILITTDIVSRGLDIENVVFILNYSPPVSPNDYVHRSGRTGRGKEKGVCLTIYHKYEYRNLEKVIKYTKNNFQVILCPHADEVYKFSVDTLTDTIMKIPPEKYEFLHNKSKELFEAYNTKIIAQILSILLKFDKKGQDISLLSGKKNYTSVLIKDPFFELIKNKDDIINMLKATIGSGNFSSIVGDVAKCDEGYIADICSGSVNKIINLFNNSNSHYRNKGVEINTIIELPQIVREKKTTIKKNKKTPWIKYKLQRKKVIILGRKEDKHMKKETAEFIKDINRPI